One window of Curtobacterium sp. 458 genomic DNA carries:
- a CDS encoding sensor histidine kinase: protein MTDTARLDQAETVPLNDSLPTGATRPMPEQPTPPPGWQGTPPPSQQPPVTGGPGAGSAGVGGTGSGMTAGAFYRDAWRRLPRDFGYMALTAVLLCTLYAAFPAAVFGGGFRDLFNPFVLLMFFIALFIARWLGQFEKLRIGWADKRPIRPVDWTPRWQQNWWTRTGSAVANPHYWLYLLHAAVVYPIAALVTVGVGALLIAGFTWPIVVGGIAVLNRASAGYFGGLDSASVVTLGFLGLLSMAASVALFPLWARGSVLAHWWIDFGLLGGFRAEVLERRVAGLQASRAGAVTAEGQALRQIERDLHDGPQQRLVRLRMDLSAAERAIDKDPAKARQLIGEASTHAQDALDELRALSRGFAPPILLDRGLVAALEALVARTPIPVGLEVRLPDGLELATEIQRNVYFTVSELLTNTTKHAGASTAAVYLGLVVDASGVWYLTVSVTDDGRGGARPEEGHGIEGLMGRMRALDGELTVSSPEGGPTEATARIPLGALNGVPVQHR from the coding sequence ATGACCGACACCGCCCGCCTCGACCAGGCCGAGACCGTCCCGCTCAACGACTCGCTGCCGACAGGAGCCACACGACCCATGCCCGAGCAGCCGACCCCGCCACCCGGCTGGCAGGGCACTCCGCCGCCGTCCCAGCAACCGCCCGTGACCGGCGGTCCGGGTGCGGGGAGCGCAGGCGTCGGGGGTACCGGCTCCGGGATGACCGCCGGGGCGTTCTACCGTGATGCCTGGCGTCGCCTGCCCCGCGACTTCGGCTACATGGCCCTCACCGCGGTGCTGCTCTGCACCCTCTACGCGGCGTTCCCCGCGGCGGTGTTCGGCGGTGGCTTCCGCGACCTGTTCAACCCGTTCGTCCTGCTCATGTTCTTCATCGCGCTGTTCATCGCGCGGTGGCTCGGGCAGTTCGAGAAGCTCCGCATCGGCTGGGCCGACAAGCGCCCGATCCGTCCGGTGGACTGGACGCCCCGGTGGCAGCAGAACTGGTGGACCCGCACCGGTTCGGCCGTCGCCAACCCGCACTACTGGCTGTACCTGCTGCACGCCGCCGTGGTCTACCCGATCGCCGCGCTCGTCACCGTCGGTGTCGGTGCTCTCCTCATCGCCGGCTTCACCTGGCCGATCGTCGTCGGCGGGATCGCCGTCCTGAACCGGGCGTCGGCCGGGTACTTCGGCGGTCTCGACAGCGCCTCGGTCGTGACGCTCGGGTTCCTCGGCCTGCTCTCGATGGCGGCGTCGGTCGCGCTGTTCCCGCTCTGGGCGCGCGGCTCCGTACTCGCGCACTGGTGGATCGACTTCGGCCTGCTCGGCGGCTTCCGTGCCGAGGTCCTCGAGCGCCGCGTGGCGGGACTCCAGGCGTCCCGTGCCGGCGCCGTGACCGCCGAGGGGCAGGCGCTCCGGCAGATCGAGCGCGACCTGCACGACGGCCCGCAGCAGCGCCTCGTCCGGCTCCGGATGGACCTCTCCGCGGCCGAGCGTGCGATCGACAAGGACCCGGCGAAGGCCCGGCAGCTCATCGGCGAGGCCTCGACGCACGCGCAGGACGCCCTCGACGAGCTGCGGGCGCTGTCCCGCGGGTTCGCACCGCCGATCCTGCTCGACCGCGGGCTCGTCGCCGCCCTCGAGGCCCTCGTCGCCCGGACGCCGATCCCCGTCGGGCTCGAGGTCCGCCTGCCGGACGGCCTGGAGCTCGCGACCGAGATCCAGCGCAACGTGTACTTCACCGTGAGCGAGCTGCTCACGAACACGACGAAGCACGCCGGAGCCTCCACGGCGGCGGTGTACCTCGGCCTCGTGGTCGATGCCTCGGGTGTCTGGTACCTCACCGTCAGCGTCACCGACGACGGCCGCGGCGGTGCCCGTCCCGAGGAGGGCCACGGCATCGAGGGGCTGATGGGCCGGATGCGCGCCCTCGACGGCGAACTCACCGTGTCGAGCCCGGAGGGTGGCCCGACCGAGGCCACCGCCCGCATCCCGCTCGGTGCGCTGAACGGGGTGCCGGTCCAGCACCGGTAG
- a CDS encoding serine hydrolase — protein MTNRAAYETVLPYIREWVSYKVWQLRVPGVQVAIGFRGEELFSEAWGWADVEARRPLTTTSIFRIASHSKTFTATALLQLAERGAIRLDDPVGRYVPALVEGGSPIADATIRELMEMGAGVIRDGHDGDHWSQLRPFPDEDELLALVLDRGQKAPAGSSFGYSNLGYALLGLVVQAASGQSYGEFVRSSIVDPLGLTGTGPDWDPTRADEFVVGYSGLHDSRTRHRLEHVDTRALAAATGFHGTASDLVRYFSAHVIGQGDLLTDHSKRLAQRVAWSPTDTEGTRGYGAGFITDTQGGRAVRGHSGGFPGHITQSWFDPESGLVVSVLTSAAAGPATLIANAAIALLDAAADASAPGTPIPTGVDPETYTGRFANPWGITDVARVGDRLLAIDPMTPAPLEGVTRLEVVDADTLRMTAGPRFGSIDEDVTYDRAADGSVRSIRGGGGMTESAWTLPDESPETAAALA, from the coding sequence ATGACGAACCGCGCCGCGTACGAGACCGTCCTGCCGTACATCCGCGAGTGGGTGTCGTACAAGGTCTGGCAGCTCCGGGTGCCCGGCGTGCAGGTCGCGATCGGGTTCCGCGGTGAGGAGCTGTTCTCGGAGGCGTGGGGCTGGGCCGACGTCGAGGCGCGGCGACCCCTCACCACGACGAGCATCTTCCGGATCGCCTCGCACTCGAAGACGTTCACCGCCACCGCACTCCTGCAGCTCGCCGAGCGCGGGGCGATCCGGCTCGACGACCCGGTCGGTCGGTACGTCCCCGCACTGGTGGAGGGCGGATCGCCGATCGCCGACGCGACGATCCGGGAGCTCATGGAGATGGGCGCCGGCGTCATCCGGGACGGGCACGACGGGGACCACTGGTCGCAGCTCCGCCCGTTCCCCGACGAGGACGAGCTGCTCGCGCTGGTGCTCGACCGTGGGCAGAAGGCGCCGGCAGGGTCGTCGTTCGGCTACTCGAACCTCGGCTACGCGCTGCTCGGGCTCGTCGTCCAGGCGGCGAGCGGGCAGTCGTACGGCGAGTTCGTCCGGAGCTCGATCGTCGACCCGCTCGGGCTGACCGGCACCGGCCCCGACTGGGACCCGACCCGCGCCGACGAGTTCGTCGTCGGCTACTCGGGCCTGCACGACAGCCGGACCCGGCACCGCCTCGAACACGTCGACACCCGGGCGTTGGCAGCGGCGACGGGGTTCCACGGCACCGCGTCCGACCTGGTCCGGTACTTCTCCGCGCACGTCATCGGTCAGGGCGACCTGCTGACGGACCACTCGAAGCGCCTTGCCCAGCGCGTGGCGTGGAGCCCGACCGACACCGAGGGCACCCGCGGCTACGGTGCCGGCTTCATCACCGACACCCAGGGCGGCCGGGCCGTCCGCGGGCACTCGGGCGGGTTCCCGGGACACATCACGCAGTCCTGGTTCGACCCGGAGTCCGGGCTCGTCGTCTCGGTCCTCACGAGCGCCGCGGCCGGCCCAGCGACCCTCATCGCGAACGCGGCCATCGCCCTGCTCGACGCGGCCGCGGACGCCTCGGCACCGGGGACGCCCATCCCGACGGGCGTCGACCCGGAGACGTACACCGGTCGGTTCGCGAACCCGTGGGGCATCACCGACGTCGCCCGGGTCGGGGACCGCCTGCTCGCGATCGACCCGATGACGCCAGCACCGCTCGAAGGGGTCACCCGACTCGAGGTGGTCGACGCCGACACCCTGCGCATGACGGCCGGTCCGCGCTTCGGCTCGATCGACGAGGACGTGACCTACGACCGAGCGGCCGACGGCTCCGTCCGCTCGATCCGGGGCGGCGGCGGCATGACCGAGTCGGCGTGGACGCTCCCCGACGAGTCCCCGGAGACTGCCGCGGCACTCGCCTGA
- a CDS encoding FMN-binding negative transcriptional regulator, with amino-acid sequence MRHTPHFLMTDVAEVRRLIAASPWATIVSHTDAGLVASHYPVLLDTTAGGDDEIVLVSHVGRPDEVAHELGQHEVLVVFQGPHGYVSPAWYPPEQFVPTWNHVTAHCWGTPEILSDDENFRVLGELVDHFEQRMPEPVSLDVDQETARRIALGTVGIRIRVTRFDARAKLSQNKAPEVVERIIAGLRGDGPYASPALGDEMARAHAVRVTGREAQGPRRRFRADAPAADRP; translated from the coding sequence ATGCGGCACACACCCCACTTCCTCATGACCGACGTCGCCGAGGTCCGTCGGCTCATCGCCGCGAGTCCGTGGGCCACGATCGTGTCGCACACCGACGCCGGGCTCGTCGCCTCGCACTACCCGGTGCTGCTCGACACCACGGCGGGCGGCGACGACGAGATCGTCCTCGTCTCCCACGTCGGCCGCCCCGACGAGGTCGCGCACGAGCTCGGGCAGCACGAGGTCCTCGTCGTGTTCCAGGGACCGCACGGCTACGTCTCCCCCGCCTGGTACCCGCCCGAGCAGTTCGTCCCGACCTGGAACCACGTCACCGCCCACTGCTGGGGCACGCCGGAGATCCTCTCGGACGACGAGAACTTCCGCGTCCTCGGCGAACTCGTCGACCACTTCGAGCAGCGCATGCCGGAACCGGTCTCCCTCGACGTCGACCAGGAGACCGCCCGCCGCATCGCCCTCGGCACCGTGGGCATCCGCATCCGCGTCACCCGGTTCGACGCCCGCGCCAAGCTGTCGCAGAACAAGGCACCCGAGGTCGTCGAGCGGATCATCGCGGGCCTCCGTGGCGACGGCCCCTACGCGTCGCCGGCGCTCGGCGACGAGATGGCCAGAGCACACGCCGTACGCGTGACCGGCCGGGAGGCGCAGGGCCCACGCCGCCGGTTCCGGGCCGACGCGCCAGCGGCGGACCGGCCGTGA
- a CDS encoding amidohydrolase family protein, whose protein sequence is MTETLLRTVRRVGTSGAPSDVRVVDGRVTAIAPAGTLEPSGPDTDVVEASGAWLGPGLVDHHVHFDQWALVRRRVDVSGCDSAEATAALLADAARTGVTDRVLVAHGYRDGMWPRPARRALLDQAAPGLPVVVISADLHAVWCNALALQHFAALVGRPLAAGEDGVLREQDAFDVTGALSRVPDDVLDGYVADAVEAAAARGVTRVRDLEMVFGIDRWTRRVQAGTDGLRVDSGVYPGELDAAIERGLRSGDGVPGTRGLVRMGPFKVITDGSLGTRTAAMASGEGVLAYAFEDLVAMVRRAVDAGLVPAVHAIGDRANTLALDVFEAVGARGTIEHAQLLEVDDVERFARLGVAASVQPEHAMDDRDIADRHWAGATDRAFPFASLDRAGATLLLGSDAPVAPLDPWVSMAAAVGRDRDGREPWHPAERLAAVTAWRGSTEGRRVGVSVGDAADLVLLGADPLAASSSTELRGMPVLGTAIAGRFTYLDV, encoded by the coding sequence ATGACCGAGACACTGCTCCGCACCGTCCGCCGGGTGGGCACCTCGGGCGCCCCGTCCGACGTCCGTGTCGTCGACGGGCGGGTCACCGCGATCGCCCCGGCCGGGACGCTCGAGCCGTCCGGCCCCGACACCGACGTCGTCGAGGCGTCCGGCGCGTGGCTCGGCCCTGGGCTCGTCGACCACCACGTGCACTTCGACCAGTGGGCGCTCGTGCGCCGGCGGGTCGACGTCTCCGGCTGTGACTCCGCCGAGGCGACCGCCGCCCTCCTGGCGGACGCGGCCCGGACCGGCGTGACGGACCGTGTGCTCGTCGCCCACGGCTACCGAGACGGGATGTGGCCACGCCCCGCGCGACGTGCGCTGCTCGACCAGGCCGCACCGGGCCTCCCGGTCGTCGTGATCAGTGCGGACCTGCACGCCGTGTGGTGCAACGCCCTCGCGCTGCAGCACTTCGCCGCGCTCGTCGGCCGGCCGCTCGCGGCGGGCGAGGACGGCGTCCTGCGCGAGCAGGACGCGTTCGACGTGACCGGCGCGTTGTCGCGTGTGCCGGACGACGTGCTCGACGGTTACGTCGCGGACGCCGTCGAGGCCGCTGCGGCGCGCGGCGTGACGCGGGTGCGCGACCTCGAGATGGTGTTCGGGATCGACCGGTGGACGCGGCGCGTGCAGGCCGGCACCGACGGCCTGCGGGTCGACTCCGGCGTGTACCCGGGCGAGCTCGACGCGGCGATCGAGCGGGGGCTGCGGAGCGGCGACGGCGTCCCGGGCACCCGGGGCCTCGTCCGGATGGGTCCGTTCAAGGTGATCACCGACGGGTCGCTCGGCACGAGGACCGCGGCGATGGCCTCGGGCGAGGGTGTGCTCGCGTACGCGTTCGAGGACCTCGTCGCGATGGTCCGCCGCGCCGTCGATGCCGGACTCGTCCCCGCGGTGCACGCGATCGGCGACCGGGCGAACACCCTCGCGCTCGACGTGTTCGAGGCCGTCGGTGCCCGCGGCACGATCGAGCACGCCCAGCTCCTCGAGGTGGACGACGTCGAGCGGTTCGCCCGGCTCGGCGTGGCGGCGTCCGTGCAGCCCGAGCACGCGATGGACGACCGGGACATCGCGGACCGCCACTGGGCTGGTGCGACGGACCGGGCGTTCCCGTTCGCGTCCCTCGACCGTGCCGGTGCGACGCTGTTGCTCGGGTCGGACGCGCCCGTCGCACCGCTCGACCCCTGGGTGTCGATGGCTGCCGCGGTGGGGCGCGACCGTGACGGCCGCGAGCCGTGGCACCCCGCCGAGCGACTCGCTGCGGTGACCGCGTGGCGCGGGTCGACCGAGGGCCGGCGGGTCGGTGTGTCCGTCGGTGACGCGGCGGACCTGGTGCTGCTCGGGGCCGATCCGCTCGCGGCGTCCTCGTCGACCGAGCTGCGCGGGATGCCCGTGCTCGGGACGGCGATCGCGGGGCGGTTCACGTACCTCGACGTGTGA
- a CDS encoding DNA-formamidopyrimidine glycosylase family protein, protein MPEGHSVHRIANQFTRHFVGKRCEVSSPQGRFAAGAERLDGARMVAARAVGKQMFLEFEGDLFLRVHLGLYGAWDFAGVISSAEALSEDGDGEESLSSIGAPRLARYRMAEQEKAEDPIESFPPDPVGQVRVRILTEDTVADLRGPTACVVEDPAGVQQALDKLGPDPINDDGPEAEKTFVENVRKRRVAIGQLLMDQSVVSGIGNIYRAELLFRQRIDPYKPGNTLTVKQAKALWQDWSVLLHAGVRDGLMLTMDGLSKAEHAKAVRSRKDRHWVYHRQGEPCRVCGTEVRMADMAGRKLYWCPKDQK, encoded by the coding sequence ATGCCCGAGGGTCACTCCGTCCACCGCATCGCCAACCAGTTCACCCGGCACTTCGTCGGCAAGCGCTGCGAGGTCTCCAGTCCGCAGGGGCGCTTCGCCGCCGGGGCCGAACGGCTCGACGGCGCGCGGATGGTCGCGGCCCGCGCGGTCGGCAAGCAGATGTTCCTCGAGTTCGAGGGCGACCTGTTCCTCCGCGTGCACCTCGGCCTGTACGGCGCGTGGGACTTCGCGGGCGTGATCTCCTCGGCCGAGGCGCTGTCCGAGGACGGCGACGGCGAGGAGTCGCTCTCGTCCATCGGCGCGCCGCGGCTGGCCCGCTACCGGATGGCCGAGCAGGAGAAGGCGGAGGACCCGATCGAGTCGTTCCCGCCGGACCCGGTCGGACAGGTGCGCGTCCGCATCCTCACGGAGGACACCGTCGCCGACCTCCGCGGCCCGACGGCGTGCGTCGTCGAGGACCCGGCCGGCGTGCAGCAGGCGCTCGACAAGCTCGGCCCGGACCCGATCAACGACGACGGGCCAGAGGCCGAGAAGACCTTCGTGGAGAACGTCCGAAAGCGCCGCGTCGCGATCGGGCAGCTGCTCATGGACCAGTCGGTGGTGAGCGGGATCGGCAACATCTACCGTGCCGAGCTGCTGTTCCGGCAGCGCATCGACCCGTACAAGCCGGGGAACACGCTGACGGTCAAGCAGGCGAAGGCACTGTGGCAGGACTGGTCGGTGCTCCTCCACGCGGGTGTCCGTGACGGCCTCATGCTCACAATGGACGGCCTCTCGAAGGCCGAGCACGCCAAAGCCGTGCGGTCGCGGAAGGACCGCCACTGGGTGTACCACCGCCAGGGCGAGCCCTGCCGGGTCTGCGGCACCGAGGTCCGGATGGCGGACATGGCCGGCCGCAAGCTGTACTGGTGCCCGAAGGACCAGAAGTAG
- a CDS encoding ribose-5-phosphate isomerase has translation MRIHLGTDHAGLEFNKTLAQHLTEAGHEVVDHGPTEYDALDDYPSFCINAAHAVVQDQRAGVEALGVVFGGSGNGEQIAANKVEGVRAALVWNESTALLARQHNDANVISIGARQHTEDEAMRFVDLFVAEPFSGEERHARRIAQLAEYETTGHIAGKQIDE, from the coding sequence ATGCGCATCCACCTCGGAACGGACCACGCCGGCCTCGAGTTCAACAAGACCCTCGCCCAGCACCTGACGGAGGCCGGGCACGAGGTGGTGGACCACGGGCCGACCGAGTACGACGCGCTCGACGACTACCCCTCGTTCTGCATCAACGCCGCGCACGCCGTGGTGCAGGACCAGCGTGCCGGGGTCGAGGCCCTCGGCGTCGTGTTCGGCGGCTCGGGCAACGGCGAGCAGATCGCCGCGAACAAGGTCGAGGGCGTCCGCGCCGCGCTCGTCTGGAACGAGTCGACCGCGCTGCTCGCCCGCCAGCACAACGACGCGAACGTCATCTCGATCGGCGCCCGCCAGCACACCGAGGACGAGGCCATGCGCTTCGTCGACCTCTTCGTCGCGGAGCCCTTCTCGGGCGAGGAGCGCCACGCCCGTCGCATCGCGCAGCTGGCGGAGTACGAGACGACGGGGCACATCGCCGGTAAGCAGATCGACGAGTAG
- a CDS encoding XRE family transcriptional regulator produces the protein MSHIVDDESDLAERALGERLQRLRTERKWSLTELAEESGVSRAMINRVERGVSSPTATILGRLSGAFGLTVSQLLDESLEHEVPRASDPDEARGVQRGATADSWTDPDTGYRRRPVSSADFPADVTEVRLPAGREVAYPASAYAFLRHCIWVLDGTLELVVGDAVTRLGTGDRIELGEPADVVYRNTGDEPTRYVVVVVRGR, from the coding sequence ATGTCTCACATCGTAGACGACGAGTCGGACCTCGCGGAACGGGCCCTCGGCGAGCGACTCCAGCGGCTGCGGACCGAGCGGAAGTGGAGCCTCACCGAGCTCGCCGAGGAGTCGGGCGTCTCCCGCGCCATGATCAACCGCGTCGAACGCGGGGTGTCCAGCCCGACCGCGACGATCCTCGGGCGGCTCTCCGGGGCGTTCGGGCTCACGGTGTCACAGCTCCTCGACGAGAGCCTCGAACACGAGGTGCCCAGGGCGAGCGATCCCGACGAGGCGCGCGGCGTCCAACGCGGCGCGACCGCGGATTCCTGGACCGACCCCGACACCGGGTACCGGCGCCGTCCCGTCTCGAGTGCGGACTTCCCCGCGGACGTGACCGAGGTGCGCCTCCCGGCCGGCCGCGAAGTGGCCTACCCGGCGTCCGCGTACGCCTTCCTGCGGCACTGCATCTGGGTGCTCGACGGCACCCTCGAACTCGTCGTCGGCGACGCGGTGACCCGCCTCGGGACGGGGGACCGGATCGAGCTCGGCGAGCCGGCCGACGTCGTCTACCGGAACACCGGCGACGAGCCCACGCGGTACGTCGTGGTCGTGGTCAGGGGTCGGTAG
- a CDS encoding GNAT family N-acetyltransferase: MATAYATNGVGPVSVRDCEPRDLDVVHALHVDAVLHSTAIWQDEPQPRAWFDTWLAERRADGFPVLVAEVDGVVAGYSTYGPFRPKEGYRHTVEHSVYVVDRFRGRGVATVLMRALVDRARADGHHVMMAGICSSNTGSIALHERLGFTTVGVLPEVGRKFDRWLDLTLMRLSLD; this comes from the coding sequence ATGGCGACAGCATATGCGACGAACGGAGTGGGCCCGGTCTCGGTGCGGGACTGCGAGCCGCGCGACCTCGACGTCGTCCACGCGCTGCACGTCGATGCCGTCCTGCACTCCACCGCGATCTGGCAGGACGAGCCGCAGCCGCGCGCGTGGTTCGACACCTGGCTCGCGGAGCGACGAGCCGACGGCTTCCCGGTCCTCGTCGCGGAGGTCGACGGCGTCGTCGCCGGGTACTCGACCTACGGGCCGTTCCGACCGAAGGAGGGCTACCGGCACACGGTCGAGCACAGCGTCTACGTGGTCGACCGGTTCCGCGGGCGCGGTGTCGCGACGGTGCTCATGCGCGCCCTGGTCGACCGGGCACGAGCGGACGGCCACCACGTCATGATGGCGGGGATCTGCTCGTCGAACACCGGATCGATCGCGCTGCACGAGCGCCTCGGGTTCACCACCGTGGGCGTGCTGCCCGAGGTGGGGCGGAAGTTCGACCGCTGGCTCGACCTGACGCTCATGCGGTTGTCGCTCGACTGA
- a CDS encoding DsbA family protein → MTDTTVDNTSQRTAVDFWFDPNCPWAWMTSRWVGEVERQRPIDVTWHVMSLFVLNEHQDVPEDYRERLTKGQVYPRIVAAARLRHGDQVVKPLYDALGEHVHHRQESDPEQVVPAVLAELDLDADLLEYAWTDEVDQAVRASHQDGIDRVGQDVGTPVIAVDGTAFFGPVISPAPKGQEALDLWDGVVAVAKYPGFFELKRSRTVGPIFDTTA, encoded by the coding sequence GTGACCGACACGACTGTGGACAACACCTCCCAACGAACCGCCGTGGACTTCTGGTTCGACCCGAACTGCCCGTGGGCCTGGATGACGAGCCGGTGGGTGGGCGAGGTCGAGCGGCAGCGCCCGATCGACGTCACCTGGCACGTGATGAGCCTGTTCGTGCTGAACGAGCACCAGGACGTCCCGGAGGACTACCGCGAGCGCCTCACGAAGGGGCAGGTCTACCCGCGCATCGTCGCCGCCGCGCGGCTCCGGCACGGGGACCAGGTCGTGAAGCCGCTCTACGACGCCCTCGGGGAGCACGTCCACCACCGCCAGGAGAGCGACCCCGAGCAGGTCGTCCCCGCCGTGCTCGCGGAGCTCGACCTCGACGCGGACCTGCTCGAGTACGCCTGGACGGACGAGGTCGACCAGGCCGTCCGCGCGAGCCACCAGGACGGCATCGACCGCGTCGGTCAGGACGTGGGGACGCCGGTGATCGCCGTCGACGGCACCGCGTTCTTCGGACCGGTCATCTCCCCGGCTCCGAAGGGCCAGGAGGCGCTCGACCTCTGGGACGGCGTCGTCGCGGTCGCGAAGTACCCGGGCTTCTTCGAGCTCAAGCGCTCGAGGACCGTCGGCCCGATCTTCGACACCACCGCCTGA